A portion of the Desulfuromonas thiophila genome contains these proteins:
- a CDS encoding integrase core domain-containing protein — RGLSLRMDHGTQYLSDHFQNQIKFWGITPSFAFVAEPQTNGVAERFNRTLKEQAIYGRVFRNITDVREAVKTFVELYNSEWRVEKNGFRSPDEIRQAA; from the coding sequence CGAGGGCTATCCCTGCGCATGGATCACGGCACCCAGTACCTCTCAGACCATTTTCAGAACCAGATCAAGTTCTGGGGGATCACTCCCAGCTTTGCCTTTGTTGCCGAACCCCAGACCAATGGAGTTGCCGAACGGTTCAACCGCACCTTGAAAGAGCAGGCCATCTATGGCCGGGTTTTCCGTAACATCACCGACGTTCGCGAAGCCGTGAAGACCTTCGTGGAGCTTTACAACAGCGAATGGCGTGTTGAGAAAAACGGCTTCAGATCACCCGATGAAATCCGTCAGGCGGCGTAA
- the istB gene encoding IS21-like element helper ATPase IstB — MSDVLHQRMVTLCDALKFQAVANVYSDLAEVAAKQETSYIEYLEQVLKAENDLRQGRSRHTMAKLAGFPAIKTLEDYDFEFATGAPRQRIIDLAGMAFLERKENVILLGPSGTGKTHLAIALGYRATQCGVKVRFICAADLMLQLKSAQRQGRYKEVLRRSVLGPRLLIIDEIGYLPFSDTQANLFFQVIAKRYEEGSVILTSNLSFGEWEQAFGGNTALTSAMLDRLLHHAHVIQIRGDSYRLKEKRRAGIMGTPLPTAQIED, encoded by the coding sequence ATGAGCGATGTTCTGCATCAACGGATGGTGACCCTGTGCGATGCCCTCAAGTTTCAGGCGGTGGCCAATGTCTATAGCGACCTGGCCGAGGTGGCGGCGAAACAGGAGACATCCTACATCGAGTACCTGGAACAGGTGCTCAAAGCCGAGAATGACCTGCGCCAAGGGCGTTCGCGGCACACCATGGCCAAACTGGCTGGCTTTCCGGCCATCAAGACCTTGGAGGATTACGACTTTGAGTTTGCCACCGGCGCGCCACGGCAACGCATCATCGATTTGGCCGGCATGGCGTTTCTGGAGCGCAAGGAGAACGTCATCCTGCTCGGACCCAGCGGCACCGGCAAGACCCATCTGGCCATCGCCCTGGGCTATCGGGCCACGCAGTGCGGCGTCAAGGTGCGCTTCATCTGCGCTGCCGACCTGATGCTGCAACTTAAGAGCGCCCAGCGGCAAGGCCGTTATAAAGAAGTGTTGCGACGCAGCGTGCTGGGGCCGAGACTGCTGATCATCGATGAAATCGGGTATCTGCCCTTCAGCGACACCCAGGCGAACCTGTTCTTCCAGGTGATCGCCAAACGCTACGAAGAAGGCTCGGTCATCCTGACCTCGAATCTGAGCTTCGGCGAATGGGAGCAGGCCTTCGGCGGCAACACGGCCCTGACATCGGCCATGCTGGACAGACTGTTGCACCATGCCCATGTCATCCAGATCCGAGGCGACAGCTATCGGCTGAAAGAGAAACGCAGAGCGGGCATCATGGGCACCCCGCTACCGACAGCCCAGATTGAAGACTGA